A segment of the Dunckerocampus dactyliophorus isolate RoL2022-P2 chromosome 19, RoL_Ddac_1.1, whole genome shotgun sequence genome:
CcgctaaaaccactaaaattgtgaGTCATAACGTTTCTGCGATATGAGAGAGAGTGGAGGTCCagctacgtggaaatacttgtACTTTGTCACGCCCCTTGTTATTCCTTGGACTGGGCTTCGATGCATTGCCAAAAGTTGTTAGCATAGAGCGGCGCCGGTACGGCTGCGCTGTTGTGGGTCAACATATTACTCGCATGGAGGGTCACCAACTGTGGAGATGTGATTTAGAAGGGGACAGACGTGGAGGATAAAGTGatatacagcgttccctcgtttatcgcgggggataggttcccaaaatagctcacaataagtgaaatcggcGAAGTAGTCATCTTcacttttttacaatgattatgttttaaggctgtaaaacccctcaccatacacttgatacacttttctcagacaggcaataacattttctcacatttatctcttgcttaaacactctcaaacaagttcaaaccttcgtttgaattttaatgatcaacacaagaaatgattaagtcactcgcACGTATTTCACCCCTGtggccgtgccttttcgtcTTGGCGTtgttctgctgtactgtagcgtttttgtatccttgttaaaacagaTTGCTGCAGATGTACAgaggattcatttacaagctagcaagctagcgatgacacaagagacatggcaggacggcgaaggacattgattgacagtggtctacagccaatcggaacacagaaaacaatgggcggtgcaggcAGACGAGCGAGCGAAGCAATAggcactcaacttcccacaatgcaattgttCTTAAAGGACCAGGCTCGGCCGTAACAGCTTTCatactataaaaataaaaaaaaaaaaacgcggaAAAAAtgcgcgaaaggtgaaccgcggtAGAGCGAGAGAACACTGTAAAGCGTTTGTTCACCAAACAACAACcagtcacatgacctggatgtTTGTGGACAAGTGCGACCTGCCACTACGAAATAACCTAACATTTCAAGTTTTTTtgatgttgtgaccttcttgagacacttgattgcatttatttgcattttgctgatttttttttttttttttttactaagaaaagATTGTGTTTTGagttgagttgcaggattagccacagtagactgcacaGACAgtggcattttatttatttagaaagaattcagttatttatgtatttttaaatacatacagtatgtatgttccACTTTTATCGTGTTGTATGATatgctttaaaaatgactgttttgacttgattttttttctcttttcaatattgatatttctaaataacacattttagagctgtaactATAATACCGTGAAACCATCAAACCGTGAagttttgcccaaggttatcgtaccatcagaatctcatacGGCCCATGCCTACTCTATTGTATCACCACAATCCATTGGAAGATGGCCTGGCTGGGTTTTGTGCTTGAGTGATAGCTGTATTCATCCCCAATGTGCAAAATGCCTTATTGTCTTTTTGTATATTGGTTTGTATAATTGCAAcgtgatggtggtggtagtaaGAGATGGATTTAAAAGTCCCAGGTGCCAAATCTATGGCCGCCACTGACTTTTACCAAATGCAGTTCCCTTGCAATGTGTGATCACCTGACCCAAATACTTGTAGAACATGTAGAAATACTTTTATACATCAAGCCTGTAGCAACCTTTATCATTACATTTATGCCTgggcttgcacacacacacacaccttatcATACACATTCTTGTTGTGCAACAACCAGTGGGGACATACAACATATGGCCCTTTAAGTCCTCCTGAAAAAAGGGGCTTAAGCTTATATGGCAGACCATATAACACTTTCTAAGGTGTTAATttagactgtatatatatatatatatctaaaccaatatatacacacacatttatttgtCAAATGTTTAATTAGAACATCTTTTGACATCAGTGTTACAGCCTTTTTGATGCAGAACCGTCAATGCAGTGTGAATGGACGTCAACATTTAACAGTGTTCAGATTAGCATTACAGTGCATCACGTTAGTTATTGCACGTCAACTGATGACAAGCCTCGgacgtatttttattttttgcttcatTTTACGGCGCCGCCAACATGTACGCCACCACGGACAGGGCTGCCGCCTCCACAGAGAACAGGTGGTGGTCCTCCACCTGAGGGCAGCTGCTCCTCATGAAGGCGGCCAACCGGAGCAGGTACTCCAGGTTGTGGCCCGTCTTGCCCTGGCACACGGCGATGCGGGCGCCGATCTCCTCGGGCGGGGCGGGCCCCAGGTACATGGGGTTGTCGGCGGTGGCGATGTACAGCAGCGCCAGCACAGACAGCTGATCGCGCCCCTCGGGGTGGAACTCCACCATCTGGGTGATGTAGCCACCGCACTTGCCCTCGCGGACGTCCAGGTACTTGAGGGCCTCCTCCACTTGGGTTCCCGTCACCTCGAACGCCATGCCCCACGTGCTCGCCTGTGATTGGATGACAAGCAGAAGACAAGGTCACACACGTCAATCAAGCAGGATGCCCGGTGAGAAAATCGGAAGTGGGACATCACTTACGTCATCCTCTGGGATCAACGTCACCACTCGTgcgagctggaggaggagagaaACGGTCATGTGATTAGACGTCGCCTCAAATGCTGGCAAGAGGCCACTAAATCAAACTCACCAACTCGTCGTTGCCTCGGTGGAAGTTGTCGCCATGCCAGAAACGTCTTTTGTAGCCTCGAATGTAGCCCACTTTGCTCCTCTTGTACTTGAAGTCGGGCTTCCACACCAGAGAGCCGTAGCCGAAGATCCACAGGCTGCTCTTGGCGGCCAGGATGTCTTGAGGCTTCATTTTGTGTATCAAACACGACGTTTGTTTAGGAAAAAACAAGATGATGATGGATCTATGGATGGACTTCCGTCAAGTCGTCGCCTCAGGCTAACTAGCTGGCTAACGTTAGCTTCCTCCGGTCCAGCAGCAACGGTACCGGTTGGCTCGATGGTATACCGCGGACGGTACTTGAGCCCAACTGCTTGGCAGTTGCGACGATGGGGGTGAGAGTTGGGTTTTGCCGATGCATTGCCATTGCATTACAGTTGCCGCATTATGCCTGTTAAAAATCCATGGTAGCCGCTTGGGGCCTAACGACGCGTCAAAATGAGGGGAAAAGACGAACCAGTTTTGGCCAGCAGCTCCGCCGGCCGAAATCAATAAGACaacggtaataaaaaaaataataataatgtcaaagAATTTACTTGAGATGTTCACCTCTTCTATACTCTTCGTGTCGCCTTCGAATCTCGATGAAAAGAGCGTGGGCAGCCTCGCCCCTTTATATCTTCAGAAAGTGTAACGTCCAGCCAACGTCGACCAATAGGAGTAAGGCTTTTCTTAGCCGCCTTCCCGTTGTGCCAATCAGATGCCGCTGCGCTGAAAAAGGCGGCACCCAGTCAACTACCTCGCCACTCTATTGGCTAAAACCGGTCGAGGAACCGACGTTTTCTTGTCCTGCTTCACTGGTCTAAGAGGTGTCCCTCAACGCAGCTGCGAGTGCTATTGGTTGCCCGCGCTGTCACTCCAAATTTATTAACGTCTGGCTGATGCAACCCTTTCTCAGGGTTTCAGCCGCCCTGGTTAGCAACATCCCAAGACGTTGCATCAGACTGCAACCAGCACTATTGTAAGATGAGCAgtgattttttatttcatttaaagtaGAATCTAAATTTCAAATGTTTAATCTAGAATATaatttataaagaaaaaaacaacaactacagcaaaaatcagtagtaatttcacaagaataaagtcaaaatattaagagaaaaatgtaatctaatggaaaaaaaacaataacagcaaaaatggaaaaatcaacagtaatttcacaagtataaagtctaaatattaatgAGCAAAAGTCAgattaattttagtagcatagtgttgttaatattgaacattgaaaaaagacagtttttaaaagttgtaatatgagaaacaaaacaaagttgtgatttttggaaaatcaggttgcagaaaaagttaaaatcttacaataatgaagaaaaaatattatgccaataaagtcataattatgagaagaaaatttgcaagaagaaaattgaaggagttggggaaaaaaccccagcagaaatggaaaaaagtcagatcctaacgagaaaaaaagttgcaattttacgagaataaactcatagtattatgaggaaaaataatgtatttttgtagcattgagtttaaaaaaacgtatgttttttaaaagttatataatattatgagagacaaacgAACCTAaataaggttgtttttttttggaaaataaggttagggaaaaagttagaacatTACgataataacgtcaaaatattatgggaataaagtcatattatgaaaagaaaatttacgaaaattatttaagaaagaaatagaaatatttggaaatttaaaaaaaacaacaacagtaaaaatggggggaaaaaacagcaaagagcgaagttggtACTATATTGGCTTTTTCGCCTTCATCacgtagttttttttttttgtgaagaaaaataaatatatatttatataaatataacttcttagcattttTTACgatgggaaaagtttggatgtCCGTGGTTTGGAGCATGAGTTGGCTTTAAGGGCCACTCTGTGACTGGCTCAGATGTTTCATGTTTGTTTCCAAACTCCAGTGCACTTTATCTCTGGTCTTGTCTGATAAACAAAAACCAGACCAAATAGTGTCCATAAATGGTGTGTTGTTTTGCTACCTTCCTCTTACAGGCTTTAGGTGCAACAATTAACATTAAACCTGTTTTAAAGTTAGCGTTTCAGGTGTTGTTTGCAGCTTGGTTTTTTCCCCAAAGACACACACTGCAACAGACTTCCCCTCCTAAAAAAACGAGATGCCACCCAAACACAAGTGAAGGCTGCGGGTGTCGTATGACGTGAGAGACATTCCTTGGTACGTCAGCAGCCGACAGAAGAGCCTCCAGGGTGGAACATGGCAACATATAACACTTTGCTCCTTCTCACGCCACTAAAGACGACAAACGAGCGCAACTCGTTTGAATTCAAGCATCTAAACATGAGATCTCGTGAatgtactatatactgtacatactgctATATAATCATTTTGTAATTGGGCGGGGGGGAAACAGCATGTCAAATATTTAATCTCTCACTAAATGGAGCCTTATAGCAGGAAGTGGCCTCTCTTTAAGCTAATTGGCAGGAAAGTGAATTCCAAACATGTCAAcacataatgaaaaattaaaggatgcaactttgccactgatattttgtgaagcaacacatgtagatatgctaacaagttctaCGTATACTtctagaaaaaactgcattgcaGCTTCATCATGTAGctgaaaaagccttttatttCTTAATTAACTTCACctcttgctcttttttccccatttcttctgttgttgttttttttaattttccaaatatttctactttcttccgagatgatctttgtaaatgttcttttcgtaatattatgactttatttttttcctcaaccgaattttccaaaaatgacaactgtattttgttcctttttttccccccaaaaatattacgacttttaaaaaatgtggctttttttatttgatatttcaaACTGTGTGTaagtaaaattatattatttttcctcataatattgcaagtttattctcgtaaaattgcaacttttttttctcagtagaatacaactttttttctcttcatatttgtactttttttttcttttgaaattcagtgtttttccatttctgctgttttttaatttttcaacaatttcaacattttttgtggtaaattttcttcttgcgattatgactttcttgccgtaatattttgactttattgttgtaacattataactttttctgcaacctgattttccaaaagttacttttattaactttatttagttttttgtttctcacattttgacttttaaacaagtatgtcttttgtttttataatactcagacttttaaaaaataacttttttctttaatatttcaacttaatgttatttttccttatattacattattcttggaaaattactgcagattttttcatttttgcttctattgttagttttcttgttaaaatatatttttagaacgtgctgcaggccaataaaaaaaacagccatgtgacgcaaatagcccccgggccgcactttggacacccctgatttcaggctattattatttaatgacatttaaAGGACAAGTGAGGATTGGATTTTCGTGTTTGGAGCTGCACATCCTTTTTGTCCTCGTAACTCGCGGGAGCTGATTAGGCCGCTTGTTTGCACGCCGCCCTGTTTTGACGTCGCTTcctgggaaaaaacaaaaaaacaaaacaaaacgccATGCGTGACAAAATCAGTTGGCCggcgtgt
Coding sequences within it:
- the chac1 gene encoding glutathione-specific gamma-glutamylcyclotransferase 1 encodes the protein MKPQDILAAKSSLWIFGYGSLVWKPDFKYKRSKVGYIRGYKRRFWHGDNFHRGNDELLARVVTLIPEDDASTWGMAFEVTGTQVEEALKYLDVREGKCGGYITQMVEFHPEGRDQLSVLALLYIATADNPMYLGPAPPEEIGARIAVCQGKTGHNLEYLLRLAAFMRSSCPQVEDHHLFSVEAAALSVVAYMLAAP